The following nucleotide sequence is from Polyangiaceae bacterium.
TCGTTGAGCTCGTCGCGAGCAGGCATCGACTTGAACACACCTTCGAGCTTCTCGCGGTCCACCTCGAGCCAGGTCGGGGTCGGGCGAGAGTCGGTGAGCGCGATCGCCGCCTGAATGTAGGCGATCTTCTTGCTCTTCTCGCGAACCTCGATCTTGTCGCCGGGGTTCACGCGGTAGCTGGGGATGTTGACCCGCTTGCCATTCAACAGCAGGTGATTGTGGCGCACCAGCTGACGAGCCTGACGGCGAGTCGCCGCGAAGCCCATGCGGTGCACAACGTTGTCGAGACGACGCTCGAGCAGGCCGAGCATCTCCTCACCGGTACGGCCACGGAGCGCGCTCGCGGAGGCGTAGTAACCGCGGAACTGCTTCTCCAGCACGCCGTAGATACGACGAACCTTCTGCTTCTCGCGCAGACGCAGGCCGTACTCGCTCATCTTGATGCGGCCCTGACCGTGCTGACCGGGCGGATACGGACGGCGCGTCACCGAGCACTTCTCGGAGAAGCAGCGCGCGCCCTTCAGATAGAGCTTCGTGCCGTCGCGACGGCAGAGTTTGCAAACCGGACCAATGTACCGTGCCATGATACTTCCTAAGCCTGAATCAGACGCGCCGACGCTTCGGGGGGCGACAGCCGTTGTGAGGGATGGGGGTGACGTCGCGGATCAGCGTCACGCGGAAGCCTGCAGACTGCAGCGCACGCAGCGCGCTCTCGCGACCGGCGCCTGGACCGCGCACGAACACAGCCACGGAACGCATCCCGTGCTCCATCGCGCGACGAGCCGCCTCTTCCGCAGCCAGCTGCGCTGACCAGGGGGTGCTCTTGCGTGAACCCTTGAAGCCGCGCGTGCCGGCGCTGGCCCAAGAGATGGTGTTTCCGTTCACGTCGGTGATCGTCACCATCGTGTTGTTGAAGGTCGAACGGATGTGGGCAATGCCCGCTCCGACGTTCTTCTTGACGACCTTCTTGCCGCCACGCTTTTTGCTCGTCGCCATCGCTACGCCTGTCTCGTATTATCCAAGTGGAAAACTTATAAAGCCTGTGACTATCGGCGCTTGACGGCGCCGCGCTTCGGGCCCTTGCGGGTACGCGCGTTGGTGTGGGTGCGCTGACCGTTGACCGGCAGGCCCTTGCGGTGACGCAACCCGCGGTAGCACCCGAGGTCCATCAGGCGCTTGATGCTCTGCTGCACCTCACGGCGAAGGTCACCCTCCACCTTGTAGTTGTTCTCGATGGTGTCGCGCAGCTGCTTCACTTCGGCGTCTGACAGCTCGTCCACCTTCTTGGTGTTG
It contains:
- the rpsD gene encoding 30S ribosomal protein S4, giving the protein MARYIGPVCKLCRRDGTKLYLKGARCFSEKCSVTRRPYPPGQHGQGRIKMSEYGLRLREKQKVRRIYGVLEKQFRGYYASASALRGRTGEEMLGLLERRLDNVVHRMGFAATRRQARQLVRHNHLLLNGKRVNIPSYRVNPGDKIEVREKSKKIAYIQAAIALTDSRPTPTWLEVDREKLEGVFKSMPARDELNEPSMREQYIVEYYSR
- the rpsK gene encoding 30S ribosomal protein S11 → MATSKKRGGKKVVKKNVGAGIAHIRSTFNNTMVTITDVNGNTISWASAGTRGFKGSRKSTPWSAQLAAEEAARRAMEHGMRSVAVFVRGPGAGRESALRALQSAGFRVTLIRDVTPIPHNGCRPPKRRRV
- the rpsM gene encoding 30S ribosomal protein S13 codes for the protein MARIAGVDLPRRKQIEFALPYIFGIGQKTAREICERAGIDNTKKVDELSDAEVKQLRDTIENNYKVEGDLRREVQQSIKRLMDLGCYRGLRHRKGLPVNGQRTHTNARTRKGPKRGAVKRR